A DNA window from Pyrus communis chromosome 3, drPyrComm1.1, whole genome shotgun sequence contains the following coding sequences:
- the LOC137729387 gene encoding receptor-like protein kinase 7 — protein sequence MSFRQRLRPTTTTILLPLLFLFIALFSPSTSDELQPLLNLKQYLENSNPSLFTSWAPPNGVCNFTGIVCGSDGLVSQINLSQQNLSGFLPLHAICSLPSLKKLSLGSNGLYGSLTDDLKNCTSLEQLDLGKNSFTGKVPDLSALTKLTLLSLNGSRFSGKFPWKSLENLTRLTFLSLGDNPFDQTSFPEETVRLDKLYWLYLSNCSIAGKIPDGIGNLTLLENLELSDNQLSGEIPQRISNLRKLWQLELYRNFLTGKIPVGFANLTSLVNFDASTNKLEGGLSELRFLTKLESLHLFENRLEGEVPAEFGELKNLSELSLYRNKLTGALPQKLGSWAGLAYIDVSENYLTGAIPPGMCNNGKMIDFLLLQNNFTGGIPDSYANCKSLVRIRVSKNSLSGSIPAGLWSLPNVVVIDLSMNQFEGPLAPEIGKANSLSLLLLANNRFSGELPDALSEATSLITIQMSVNQFSGKIPETIGSLKKLSSLDLDQNMLSGTMPESLGSCFGISEINLAHNSISGEIPSSLGSLHNLNSLNLSGNRLSNEIPATLSSLKLSLLDLTNNQLIGRIPEALSIQAFNESFDGNPGLCSQNMENVRSCPFKSGTSSRPRIFLSSFIASVLVVLVLLGLFLLLKLRRSNLDHPLKSNSWTMKPYHVLSFTEKEILDSVKAENLIGKGGSGNVYKVVLSDGKELAVKHIWTTSDSGDRKSYRSSASILKKSKSGSSEYDSEVATLSSLRHVNVVKLYCSISSEDSNLLVYEYFPNGSLYDQLHTSKKMKMGWEVRYEIAVGAARGLEYLHHGSSHRPVIHRDVKSSNILLDRDWKPRIADFGLAKIMQAGVDCTQVIAGTLGYIAPEYAYTCKINEKSDVYSFGVVLMELVTGKKPVEAVFGENNDIVSWVYSKMQCDDSVLELVDTSISDDLKEDAINVLSIAVRCTAKMPVLRPSMRMVVQMLEEAEPYKLTCISTAKEVEK from the exons ATGTCGTTCAGGCAGAGACTCCGTCCGACGACGACAACCATCCTTCTCCCTCTGCTCTTCCTCTTCATCGCCCTGTTTTCTCCATCCACATCCGACGAGCTTCAACCGCTCTTAAACCTCAAGCAATACCTTGAAAACTCAAACCCAAGTCTTTTCACTTCTTGGGCACCACCAAATGGCGTCTGCAACTTCACCGGCATCGTCTGCGGCTCCGACGGCCTCGTCTCCCAAATCAACCTCTCGCAGCAAAACCTTTCTGGGTTTCTTCCACTGCACGCAATCTGCTCGCTTCCATCGTTAAAAAAGCTTTCTTTGGGATCCAATGGCTTGTACGGAAGCCTCACGGACGACCTGAAAAACTGCACGAGCTTGGAGCAGTTGGATTTGGGTAAAAATTCGTTTACTGGAAAAGTTCCTGACTTGTCTGCTTTAACAAAATTAACCCTCCTGAGTCTCAATGGCAGCAGATTTTCCGGGAAATTTCCGTGGAAATCCCTGGAGAACCTGACCAGGTTAACTTTCTTGAGCCTCGGCGACAACCCTTTTGATCAAACTTCATTTCCTGAAGAAACTGTGAGGCTTGATAAGCTTTACTGGCTGTACCTCTCCAATTGCAGCATCGCCGGAAAAATCCCAGATGGAATCGGAAACCTCACTCTGCTCGAAAACCTCGAGCTTTCGGACAACCAACTGTCCGGCGAGATTCCCCAGagaatttcaaatctcaggaagCTATGGCAGCTCGAGCTTTACAGAAACTTTCTGACCGGAAAAATACCGGTTGGATTCGCCAACCTCACAAGCCTTGTCAATTTTGATGCCTCAACTAACAAGCTTGAAGGTGGCCTCTCTGAGCTGAGGTTCTTGACAAAGCTCGAGTCTCTGCATTTGTTCGAAAACCGATTAGAAGGCGAGGTTCCGGCGGAGTTTGGGGAGTTGAAGAACCTTTCCGAGCTCTCACTTTACAGGAACAAGCTCACCGGTGCTCTTCCTCAAAAGCTCGGTTCTTGGGCGGGATTGGCTTACATTGACGTGTCGGAGAACTATCTGACTGGTGCTATACCGCCCGGAATGTGTAACAATGGGAAAATGATCGATTTTCTTCTGCTGCAGAACAATTTCACAGGTGGAATTCCTGACAGCTATGCCAATTGTAAGTCTTTGGTTCGGATTCGTGTGAGTAAAAATTCGCTTTCGGGTTCAATCCCTGCTGGATTATGGAGCTTGCCAAATGTTGTTGTCATTGATCTTTCTATGAATCAGTTTGAAGGTCCTCTGGCACCAGAAATTGGTAAGGCAAACTCTCTGTCACTATTGCTTTTAGCGAATAATCGATTTTCGGGTGAATTGCCAGATGCTTTGTCTGAAGCGACCTCATTGATCACTATTCAGATGAGTGTGAACCAATTTAGTGGGAAAATCCCAGAAACAATTGGGAGTTTGAAGAAATTAAGCAGTCTTGATTTGGACCAAAATATGTTGTCTGGTACTATGCCGGAATCATTAGGCTCATGTTTCGGTATTTCTGAAATAAACCTTGCCCACAACTCTATTTCTGGCGAAATCCCATCAAGTCTTGGATCATTGCATAATCTGAATTCCTTGAACTTATCTGGAAACCGGCTTTCCAACGAAATTCCTGCTACTTTGTCGTCCCTAAAGCTCAGCCTTCTTGATCTGACAAATAACCAGTTGATTGGTCGAATCCCCGAAGCATTGTCAATTCAGGCCTTCAATGAAAGCTTTGATGGAAATCCGGGTTTGTGCAGTCAGAACATGGAAAATGTGAGGTCTTGTCCTTTCAAGTCTGGCACTTCTAGCCGACCCCGGATATTCTTGTCCAGTTTCATTGCTTCAGTACTTGTCGTGCTTGTTTTGCTCGGTTTGTTCTTGCTCTTGAAGCTGAGGAGGAGCAATCTTGACCATCCATTGAAGAGCAATTCATGGACTATGAAGCCGTACCATGTGCTAAGCTTTACAGAGAAGGAAATCTTAGACTCGGTGAAAGCTGAGAACTTAATTGGCAAAGGAGGGTCAGGGAATGTATACAAAGTTGTATTGAGTGATGGGAAAGAACTCGCTGTAAAGCACATTTGGACCACTTCAGACTCAGGTGACAGAAAAAGCTACCGAAGCAGtgcttccatcttgaagaagtCTAAATCGGGGTCATCAGAGTATGACTCAGAAGTGGCTACACTGAGCTCTCTGAGGCATGTGAATGTGGTGAAGCTTTACTGCAGCATATCAAGTGAGGACAGTAATCTTCTGGTTTACGAGTACTTTCCTAATGGGAGCTTATATGATCAGCTGCACACAagtaagaagatgaagatggggtgGGAGGTGAGGTATGAGATTGCGGTGGGGGCTGCGAGGGGGTTGGAGTATCTTCACCATGGTAGCAGTCATAGACCTGTGATACACAGGGATGTGAAGTCTAGTAATATTCTGCTGGATAGAGATTGGAAGCCAAGAATTGCTGATTTTGGTCTCGCAAAGATTATGCAGGCTGGTGTAGATTGCACTCAGGTCATTGCTGGGACACTTGGGTACATAGCTCCAG AGTATGCATATACCTGCAAGATCAATGAGAAGAGTGACGTTTATAGCTTCGGGGTGGTGTTGATGGAGTTGGTCACCGGGAAGAAGCCTGTTGAGGCTGTGTTCGGAGAGAACAATGATATAGTGAGCTGGGTATACAGCAAAATGCAGTGCGATGATAGTGTGCTTGAATTGGTGGACACGAGCATTTCTGACGATCTCAAAGAAGATGCCATCAATGTTTTGAGCATCGCAGTCCGCTGCACTGCCAAGATGCCGGTTCTAAGACCCTCCATGAGAATGGTGGTTCAAATGCTGGAAGAGGCAGAGCCTTATAAACTCACCTGCATAAGCACTGCAAAAGAAGTTGAAAAATAG
- the LOC137728227 gene encoding uncharacterized oxidoreductase At1g06690, chloroplastic-like translates to CPSNIIRRLHYLHFVSEEVYLGNQFSGYLDGLGDAIELGLVKAVGVSNYSEKRLREAHAKLQKRGIPLASNQVNYSLIYRAPEENGVKSTCDELGITLIAYSPIAQGALTRKYTPENPPTGPRRQIYTPEFLSKLQSLLNRIKELGEKYSKTNTHVVLNWLIAQDNVVPIPGAKNAEQAAEFAGALRWRLNSEEVAELRNLATEIKPVTGFPVEKL, encoded by the exons tgtCCATCTAATATAATTAGGAGGTTACATtatttacattttgtttctGAAGAGGTGTATTTGGGAAATCAATTTTCAGGGTATCTCGATGGTCTTGGAGATGCTATTGAGCTGGGCCTTGTGAAGGCTGTTGGTGTTTCCAACTACAGCG AAAAGCGATTGCGTGAGGCACACGCAAAACTTCAAAAGAGAGGTATCCCACTAGCATCAAATCAAGTGAATTACAGCCTCATATACAGGGCACCAGAAGAGAATGGAGTGAAGTCTACCTGTGATGAACTTGGGATCACTTTGATTGCCTATTCGCCTATTGCTCAAG GTGCTCTTACAAGAAAGTATACACCTGAAAATCCCCCAACTGGCCCTCGAAGACAGATTTATACTCCTGAATTTCTTTCAAAG CTCCAATCTCTGCTGAACCGGATCAAGGAATTAGGAGAAAAGTACAGTAAAACAAACACACAT GTAGTCCTAAACTGGTTGATAGCCCAGGACAACGTTGTGCCGATCCCAGGAGCCAAAAACGCAGAACAGGCTGCAGAATTCGCAGGTGCACTTAGATGGCGGCTCAACAGTGAAGAAGTAGCCGAATTGCGCAATTTGGCTACAGAGATAAAACCTGTTACTGGTTTCCCTgttgaaaaattataa
- the LOC137729135 gene encoding protein TUNICAMYCIN INDUCED 1-like, with protein sequence MALKPLFLLLLTAQFLPSSLSLISSSELRPPYATSRAISDLKEAIVKGLGFQAEDLKVSGFDLRDAQVGHSVAYEFDVEVDNKVLPFKLLEDVDRWDYVDLPIFRVEDENGLVQKGKSGGGLPPVLAPFQLAGPMELWIQDAKDMRISLPHDVDAGVLKKVMLAEGAVVTVKGARSVSLRHPLQLPLPTSNGFASGLVTLAEWLRHASRTQSSPLLSLRIVGPTSLTSPSSTSPSVNNKLKLKHLAPGLVELSSPSNTRPISVELQNQETKAILTPSYFSTVWPLASVNGSNPNLVGFESLLASVLGPKANKKGSFKLLKADVSAQTFLKIGFGVEKKLKEEDGIDLKGFPEWRTKPETLRMHFEVLAKVEGDKIIPERVVPVNPVSVEDTMAPSELLGNVSMSTVPIIHPPASPYTL encoded by the exons atgGCTCTCAAACCGCTGTTTCTGCTCCTCCTAACGGCACAATTCCTAccgtcttctctctctctgatttCCTCGTCGGAGCTCCGCCCTCCCTACGCCACCTCCAGAGCCATCTCC GATTTGAAGGAGGCGATCGTGAAGGGATTAGGGTTTCAGGCGGAGGATCTGAAGGTGTCGGGGTTCGATTTGAGGGACGCGCAGGTGGGGCATTCGGTGGCGTACGAGTTCGACGTGGAGGTCGACAACAAGGTCCTACCTTTCAAGCTTCTGGAGGACGTCGACCGCTGGGATTACGTCGATTTGCCCATTTTTCGGGTCGAGGACGAAAATGGGTTGGTCCAGAAAGGCAAATCGGGTGGTGGGTTGCCTCCGGTTTTGGCTCCATTTCAGCTGGCTGGGCCCATGGAGCTCTGGATTCAGGACGCCAAAGACATGAGGATTTCGCTCCCT CATGATGTGGATGCTGGTGTGTTGAAGAAGGTGATGTTAGCAGAAGGAGCTGTGGTCACAGTGAAGGGTGCGAGGTCTGTGAGCCTACGCCACCCTCTTCAGCTCCCATTGCCAACCAGCAATGGGTTTGCTTCTGGTCTTGTGACCTTGGCTGAATGGCTGCGCCATGCTTCTCGAACCCAGTCATCTCCGTTGTTGTCTCTCCGCATTGTTGGTCCGACTTCCCTCACATCACCGTCATCAACCTCTCCCTCTGTGAACAACAAGCTCAAGCTTAAGCACCTTGCCCCAGGGCTTGTGGAGTTGTCCTCCCCATCCAACACCAGGCCCATTTCCGTTGAGCTGCAAAACCAAGAGACCAAGGCCATTTTAACCCCAAGCTACTTCAGCACAGTCTGGCCCCTTGCTTCCGTCAATGGCTCGAATCCTAACTTGGTGGGTTTCGAGTCTCTACTTGCATCTGTTTTGGGTCCTAAGGCCAATAAGAAAGGATCCTTCAAATTATTGAAGGCAGATGTGTCTGCACAGACGTTTTTGAAGATCGGGTTTGGGGTGGAAAAGAAGCTCAAAGAAGAAGACGGGATTGATTTGAAAGGTTTCCCAGAGTGGAGGACAAAGCCTGAGACCTTGAGGATGCATTTTGAGGTGCTTGCTAAGGTTGAGGGTGATAAAATCATACCGGAGAGAGTGGTTCCGGTTAACCCTGTGTCAGTGGAGGACACCATGGCACCGAGTGAGCTCTTGGGGAATGTCTCCATGTCCACAGTCCCCATCATTCATCCTCCGGCGAGCCCCTATACCTTGTAA